Proteins encoded by one window of Xiphophorus couchianus chromosome 13, X_couchianus-1.0, whole genome shotgun sequence:
- the prrc2a gene encoding protein PRRC2A isoform X3, with the protein MSERSGQTAKGKEGKTKYASLNLFDTYKGKSLETQKPVVPPRHGLQSLGKVASARRMPPPANLPSLKAENKGNDPNVSLVPKDGTGWASKQEPADPKSTDALSAPQPESQQPVASQIAAPTRPRTPPISEALAPPSTQAVGARSWAQASVTHGTQGDGGKGSNLPSPFSREEFPTLQSAGDQDKAGREPATADQWYGPGPSLRPQNVTSWRDGGGRALAPTLPGEGAAEGGTGGALVMDGAAGVPHPNPQIQGPPRNPPAGSPALPLPQPPMGPGFPPFRGIMPPFMYPPYLPFPGPYGPQGPYRYPPPGEGPPPRFSRGQGPDSRAQGGPRDSGEMVKRPSILKQDDLKELDELDHDGDDGWAGANEEIDYSAKLKFSDDEADEEGDEDKRESKNDSRYVNNEQQRSQDAPTANSHSRASDSGGESRHTPPSNADGAPQPPSSKPGWAEEGSSGWGNQGAPSSYQGRRPGLGGPREQPSPPPGPLLGPGPYSFYRQDRPHGQGSLLGPGKPAAAAAQLQPASAGPAASSQPGLLVHGSQGDDEDETWRQRRQQSSSEISAAVERARRRREEEERRMEEERRAACAEKLKRLDEKQQQQQGSGPAAAAGSSKTPGLDGNSTAATAGSPSPSISASSPNISQPASPCVDPEEPPVLAAQSGSGSGASDRRRASSNSSYDSTADVQQCPQPAVSQPQQPTLDVPPSVESKEESAGSSHVRAGSGSERGVEPVKMESSGVGVGRQAGGPPGQGYSKYQKSLPPRFQRQQQEQLLKQQQQWQQQQHSQASQSQLSPQPQAPQGPSPGSTPQPGPGPKQGGPLYQPGSMVRPPPLPMNFDPRWIMMPYMDPRVMQGRPPPMEYYSAGMHPSGLIGRERSDSGGSGSEPFDRQQQHPGHPHRGTPPIDPKLAWGPEVFPGGADNRGLTSPLRQKQEEEDVGKGPRSDTPPHRLRDGGLGPVQQPSSSSGTSSQTPPPPVGVQVGSQGGTHHPHHYIGGRGNYSNFPDQGARMPPHPQQRQGERGNQPHGFTHPDDGPSRGSQQVQIWGAPHSHYDRNGRADLPTVEGSAHLPHHHSHHHQQPQFPLNPHKVENSRDRGGEAPAKKTDSSPPLHQPSLSSSCSSSSSSAREDGKAAQHHPPPLREGEAVVGERGSNSHMKPDKPGPTFLAHSNQNPLQHGGHNQTQQHPHSKSNQRGGREHKTETQWGPRPGSNSMGGGSSHGRRGNNAGGGRGEDPSSTPSDHKSSNQTGGNNPNKRAGPIKKPLLKEIKREGVEVDGGDKQGKEKEQDGGQPASMKQDASSMPQNASTATKEEQNHTAKARSGGKERASGGGGGSGRGSKEVDSLSSGFPSRRDRDRSFERGGMPAKGGRPSRGRGGEFYRGGRGYRGTYTASAGPAGGGRGRMGARSGRDYRSSTGGGHHQEAKGDGSGVRHGQDRSQHNPARARNRSETRSEGSEYEEIPKRRRERGSETGSESGGSDLGHSDKEEHQKPNSKNCSGNAGATGNVSSVAPRVSQARVFTPRGVPSRRGRGGGGGGGNMYRGSGTVGGPVGSHRVGPGSGSYAGSSKSATSGRKQQGPPLTSGPKDLGRGGGAGEKKDKVVDGGQNQGVNPPPPSLPATAPPAVASAENGGVIIQQAATNPAPNSNTPPHPANRGHPPGGFDRPPRRRRHGRSQHQQDKPPRFRRLKERENAARINGGVGVIGGGRPSSPSLNSVQDSNGGPAVAPVAGNAPNHGSSLSTNNNNNSGGQPNNTNNHHYYNQSNAAPAHAQHHHNHGAKSPDFTNQNSDQANEEWETASESSDFTEFRDRDAGGGKSYVSHHHHHPGRGGGGGLVDRDMAGKEPSANKRSFSSQRPGMERQNRRVSAGGGGGRGPRGPPGGGGSGAPANGGGNRGEKRGNWPSPKNRK; encoded by the exons ATGTCAGAGCGCTCTGGGCAAACTGCAAAGGGGAAGGAAGGCAAAACCAAGTATGCGTCTCTCAACTTGTTTGATACATACAAAGGAAAGAGCCTTGAAACACAAAAGCCTGTTG TTCCCCCCCGCCATGGCCTGCAGTCTCTTGGTAAAGTTGCCTCCGCGCGGCGCATGCCACCACCTGCCAACCTGCCCAGTCTGAAGGCGGAGAACAAAGGCAACGACCCCAACGTCTCGCTCGTTCCCAAAGACGGCACAGGATGGGCAAGCAAACAGGAACCAGCAGACCCAAAGAG TACCGATGCATTGTCAGCACCGCAGCCGGAATCGCAGCAGCCTGTGGCTTCACAGATAGCTGCACCGACCCGCCCGAGAACCCCACCAATTTCAGAG GCTCTGGCCCCACCTTCAACACAGGCCGTAGGGGCAAGGTCGTGGGCACAGGCCAGCGTTACACATGGAACACAAGGGGATG GTGGAAAGGGATCAAACCTACCGTCGCCGTTCTCTCGCGAGGAATTTCCCACCCTGCAGTCGGCTGGCGACCAGGACAAAGCTGGCAGAGAACCGGCCACTGCAGATCAGTGGTATGGGCCCGGACCAAGCCTCCGCCCCCAGA ACGTTACAAGTTGGCGGGACGGTGGGGGCCGAGCCTTGGCGCCCACCCTGCCTGGGGAGGGGGCAGCGGAGGGGGGCACAGGTGGAGCGCTGGTGATGGATGGGGCAGCTGGGGTCCCCCATCCAAACCCCCAGATCCAAGGGCCACCTAGGAATCCCCCTGCAGGCAGCCCCGCCTTGCCCCTGCCCCAGCCCCCCATGGGGCCCGGGTTTCCTCCATTTCGAGGGATCATGCCACCCTTC aTGTATCCCCCCTATCTCCCGTTCCCGGGCCCCTATGGCCCTCAGGGGCCCTACAGGTACCCGCCACCTGGGGAGGGGCCACCTCCAAG GTTCTCTCGTGGACAGGGGCCTGACAGCAGGGCCCAGGGCGGCCCTCGGGATTCAGGGGAAATGGTGAAACGCCCCTCCATCTTGAAGCAGGACGACCTGAAGGAGCTGGATGAGCTGGATCACGACGGAGACGATGGCTGGGCAG GGGCGAATGAGGAGATTGATTACTCCGCCAAGCTGAAATTCAGTGacgatgaagctgatgaagagGGAGACGAAGACAAAAGGGAGAGCAAGAATGACTCGCGGTACGTGAACAA TGAGCAGCAGAGGTCCCAGGACGCTCCCACTGCAAACTCTCACTCCCGAGCCTCGGACAGCGGCGGGGAAAGTCGCCACACGCCTCCCTCGAACGCTGACGGAGCCCCACAGCCCCCCTCCAGCAAGCCAGGATGGGCCGAGGAGGGAAGCAGCGGCTGGGGAAACCAGGGGGCGCCTTCCAGCTATCAG GGGCGCAGGCCTGGATTGGGTGGCCCCCGGGAGCAGCCCTCCCCCCCACCTGGGCCGCTCCTCGGACCAGGGCCCTACTCCTTTTATCGACAG GACCGGCCGCACGGTCAGGGTTCGCTCCTCGGCCCAGGAAAACCCGCCGCTGCCGCCGCCCAGCTCCAGCCAGCATCAGCGGGTCCGGCCGCCTCCTCTCAGCCCGGCCTGCTGGTCCACGGCTCCCAGGGAGACGACGAAGACGAGACCTGGCGTCAGCGCCGGCAGCAGTCCTCCTCTGAGATCTCTGCGGCCGTTGAGCGAGCCCGTCGCCGACGCGAGGAGGAGGAACGCAGGATGGAGGAGGAGCGACGGGCCGCCTGCGCCGAGAAGCTGAAGAGGCTCGacgagaagcagcagcagcagcagggcagCGGCCCGGCAGCCGCCGCCGGCAGCAGCAAGACCCCCGGCCTCGACGGGAACTCTACTGCTGCTACGGCCGGCAGCCCCAGTCCGTCGATTTCAGCGTCCTCCCCGAATATCAGCCAGCCGGCCTCCCCCTGCGTGGACCCCGAAGAGCCTCCGGTGCTGGCAGCCCAGTCCGGGTCCGGCTCTGGAGCGAGCGACCGCCGGCGAgccagcagcaacagcagctacGACTCGACTGCAG ATGTCCAGCAGTGTCCCCAGCCAGCTGTGTCCCAGCCACAGCAGCCCACTCTGGATGTCCCTCCGTCAGTGGAGAGTAAGGAAGAGTCCGCAGGCAGTTCTCACGTCCGTGCAGGAAGTGGCAGTGAAAGAGGCGTCGAGCCGGTGAAGATGGAGAGTTCTGGTGTAGGAGTGGGCCGTCAAGCCGGCGGTCCTCCTGGCCAGGGTTACTCCAAGTACCAGAAGTCTCTACCACCTCGCTTTCAGAGGCAGCAGCAG GAGCAGCttctgaagcagcagcagcagtggcagcagcagcagcacagtcAGGCTTCCCAGAGTCAGCTGTCCCCCCAGCCCCAGGCGCCTCAGGGTCCGTCCCCAGGCTCCACCCCCCAGCCGGGCCCTGGGCCAAAGCAGGGCGGACCCCTCTATCAGCCAGGCAGCATGGTGCGACCTCCACCTCTGCCCATGAATTTTGATCCTCGCTGGATTATGATGCCCTACATGGACCCTCGCGTGATGCAAGGTCGCCCTCCTCCCATGGAATATTATTCAGCTGGCATGCACCCGTCTG GGCTTATTGGTCGTGAACGATCCGATTCAGGCGGCTCTGGTTCAGAACCTTTCgacaggcagcagcagcatcctggCCACCCTCACCGTGGGACCCCCCCTATAGACCCAAAGCTGGCCTGGGGGCCGGAGGTGTTCCCTGGAGGAGCGGATAACCGCGGCCTGACGTCTCCGTTGAGAcagaagcaggaggaggaggatgtggGGAAAGGACCCAG AAGTGACACTCCTCCACACCGCCTGCGCGACGGAGGACTGGGACCAGTTCAGCAGCCCAGCTCATCATCTGGGACCTCCAGTcaaactcctcctcctcccgttGGTGTGCAAGTTGGCAGCCAGGGAGGCACACACCACCCTCATCACTACATCGGAGGGCGGGGCAACTACAGCAACTTCCCCGACCAGGGTGCAAGGATGCCTCCCCACCCGCAGCAGAGGCAGGGCGAAAGAGGCAACCAGCCCCACGGCTTCACCCATCCAGATGACGGGCCTTCTCGAGGATCTCAGCAGGTGCAGATATGGGGAGCCCCACATTCTCATTACGACCGTAACGGCCGTGCAGACCTCCCCACCGTGGAGGGCAGCGCTCATCTTCCCCACCACCACAGCCACCACCATCAGCAGCCTCAGTTCCCCCTGAACCCCCACAAAGTAGAAAACAGTCGTGACAGGGGTGGCGAGGCTCCCGCCAAGAAGACGGACTCTTCTCCACCTCTTCACCAGCCATCCCTGTCATCCTcatgctcctcttcctcctcctctgccagGGAGGATGGGAAGGCGGCCCAGCATCACCCGCCACCTCTGAGGGAGGGTGAGGCTGTTGTAGGCGAGAGAGGCAGCAACAGTCACATGAAACCAGACAAACCTGGCCCCACGTTTCTGGCCCATTCCAACCAAAACCCTCTTCAGCATGGCGGTCATAATCAGACTCAGCAGCATCCTCACTCTAAATCAAACCAAAGAGGAGGGCGTGAGCATAAAACGGAGACGCAGTGGGGCCCACGGCCTGGAAGCAACAGCATGGGCGGGGGATCCTCCCACGGCAGGAGGGGTAACaatgcaggaggaggaagaggagaggaccCCTCCAGTACTCCATCAGACCACAAATCCTCCAACCAGACAGGAGGCAACAACCCCAACAAGAGGGCTGGTCCAATCAAGAAGCCTCTgctgaaggaaataaagaggGAAGGAGTGGAGGTTGATGGAGGAGACAAACAAGGCAAGGAGAAAGAGCAAGATGGCGGCCAACCCGCCTCCATGAAGCAGGACGCCTCCTCTATGCCCCAGAATGCCTCGACTGCAACAAAAGAGGAGCAGAACCATACAGCTAAAGCCAGGAGTGGAGGGAAAGAACGGGCCtctggaggtggaggagggtcCGGCAGAGGGTCCAAGGAAGTAGACTCATTGTCTTCTGGGTTTCCCTCCAGGAGGGACAGAGACCGCTCCTTCGAAAGAGGCGGAATGCCTGCGAAAGGGGGCAGACCCAGTCGGGGACGAGGAGGAGAGTTCTACCGCGGTGGCCGTGGTTACCGGGGTACGTACACTGCCAGTGCTGGACCAGCTGGCGGCGGTCGTGGTAGGATGGGAGCGAGGAGTGGGAGAGACTACCGCTCCTCTACTGGGGGCGGCCACCACCAAGAAGCCAAGGGTGACGGATCTGGTGTTCGGCACGGCCAGGACCGGTCTCAGCATAACCCGGCGAGAGCGAGAAATCGCAGCGAGACCCGCAGCGAGGGCTCAGAGTATGAAGAAATACCCAAGAGGAGGAGGGAGCGAGGTTCGGAAACGGGCAGTGAGAGTGGGGGCAGTGACCTCGGTCACTCTGACAAGGAAGAACACCAGAAACCCAACTCCAAGAACTGTTCAGGGAACGCCGGAGCCACAGGGAATGTCTCTTCAGTGGCACCCAGAGTTTCTCAGGCTCGCGTGTTCACCCCCAGGGGGGTTCCCTCTAGAAGGGGCAGGGGTGGAGGCGGCGGAGGGGGAAACATGTACAGGGGCAGTGGCACCGTTGGAGGGCCTGTTGGGAGTCACCGGGTCGGACCTGGCTCAGGTTCTTACGCCGGGTCATCAAAGTCTGCCACTTCAGGCCGGAAACAGCAAGGtccacctctgacctctggacCCAAAGATCTGGGTCGAGGGGGGGGTGCAGGAGAAAAGAAGGACAAGGTGGTAGATGGAGGTCAGAATCAAGGGGTCAACCCGCCTCCGCCATCTTTACCTGCCACGGCGCCTCCTGCTGTGGCGTCCGCTGAGAACGGAGGAGTGATCATCCAACAAGCTGCAACCAATCCCGCCCCGAACTCAAACACCCCCCCACATCCTGCGAACCGGGGCCACCCTCCCGGTGGGTTCGACCGACCCCCAAGGCGACGCCGTCATGGCCGCTCTCAACACCAGCAGGACAAGCCTCCCCGCTTCCGCAGACTGAAGGAGCGAGAGAACGCAGCGCGCATCAACGGCGGTGTCGGCGTCATCGGCGGCGGCAGACCTTCGTCTCCTTCCCTGAATTCGGTTCAGGACAGTAATGGAGGTCCGGCGGTTGCCCCCGTCGCAGGAAACGCCCCGAACCACGGCTCCAGTCtgagcaccaacaacaacaacaacagcggTGGGCAGCCcaacaacacaaacaaccaTCACTACTACAACCAGAGCAACGCTGCCCCAGCCCACGCCCAACACCACCACAACCACGGAGCCAAGTCTCCGGACTTCACCAACCAGAACTCGGACCAGGCCAACGAGGAGTGGGAAACCGCCTCCGAGAGCAGCGACTTCACCGAGTTCAGAGACAGGGACGCCGGAGGGGGGAAGTCCTACGTCtcccaccatcaccaccacccgGGTagaggcggcggcggcggtcTGGTGGATCGAGATATGGCCGGTAAAGAGCCTTCTGCGAATAAACGAAGCTTCTCCAGCCAGCGTCCCGGGATGGAGCGACAGAACAGGAGGGTCAGCGCCGGAGGAGGCGGAGGGAGAGGCCCTCGCGGCCCCCCGGGCGGTGGCGGCTCCGGTGCTCCAGCCAACGGAGGTGGCAACCGTGGGGAGAAACGTGGCAACTGGCCATCGCCCAAAAATAGGAAGTGA